From a single Thalassophryne amazonica chromosome 7, fThaAma1.1, whole genome shotgun sequence genomic region:
- the LOC117514154 gene encoding uncharacterized protein LOC117514154 isoform X2 — MNKLFQTPNIIIIAAVLLSVTEAADEVIYAQVGGTATFFKTTAGADRSSTYVYWYHTDLNTLLIYYNTFVMTVNQDKWRSRVSLSDYSLTIKAIEETDFGIFICKLMKFGKDFSITTYRLSQITVSVTPGPVLLLGESVSLSCNTDAPPEFKAPEIHWVNPRGEVKNKQVTVTATGGDSGVWTCVVKGGSQTSAKTSVTVIDLSPHPSGHQYTSQSSSFSIPCSIPAYISWEQLKARDLQGGRWLFLPEPAGRASVLTGTKSLSNGAEILFSFSLKDLTWTPEQNRGLRTSDLKKGNLTLTKWKATEADKGEYVCSLDFENGLSINRTIQLEMLQIVSSAGTEITEGQPVNLTCSLSHTLPPQLHVKWFPPATSSPSALASAPHPDRLTIPEVSRGESGKWRCELWQSSAQLTSAVTTLRIKPRHSVWLLVTICGVTVIVILLLILAVILICRHRQKMKHPRRRLCQCKHPKPKGFYRT, encoded by the exons ATGAATAAGTTATTTCAGACccccaacatcatcatcatcgctGCTGTGCTCCTCTCAGTAACAG AAGCTGCTGATGAGGTGATATATGCTCAGGTGGGGGGGACGGCTACTTTCTTTAAGACAACAGCAGGGGCTGACAGGAGCAGCACTTATGTGTACTGGTACCACACAGACTTAAACACGCTGCTGATCTACTACAATACATTTGTCATGACAGTAAATCAAG ACAAATGGCGCAGCAGGGTGTCCTTGTCTGACTACTCACTGACCATCAAAGCCATTGAAGAGACAGACTTTGGAATATTCATTTGTAAACTGATGAAGTTTGGGAAAGATTTCTCCATCACCACATACAGACTATCCCAAATTACCG TGAGTGTGACTCCAGGTCCTGTCCTGCTGCTGGGGGAATCTGTGTCTTTGTCCTGCAACACAGACGCTCCTCCTGAATTTAAGGCTCCTGAAATACACTGGGTGAATCCTCGAGgagaagtaaaaaacaaacaagtgacTGTGACAGCCACAGGTGGGGACAGTGGGGTGTGGACCTGTGTTGTGAAAGGTGGTAGTCAAACCAGCGCCAAAACTTCTGTTACGGTTATAG ACCTCTCCCCACATCCTTCAGGCCATCAGTATACATCGCAGTCATCATccttcagcattccatgttctATTCCTGCTTACATCTCCTGGGAACAGCTTAAAGCCAGAGACCTCCAAGGAGGACGCTGGCTCTTCCTCCCAGAACCCGCAGGAAGAGCCAGCGTCCTCACAGGAACAAAGAGCCTTTCTAATGGTGCAGAGATCCTCTTCTCTTTCTCCCTGAAGGATCTCACCTGGACTCCAGAGCAAAACCGAGGGCTACGTACATCAGACCTCAAGAAAGGAAATCTGACTTTGACTAAATGGAAAGCAACAGAAGCTGACAAAGGAGAGTACGTGTGCAGCCTGGACTTTGAAAATGGTCTGTCCATTAACAGGACCATACAGCTCGAGATGCTCCAAA TCGTCTCCTCTGCAGGCACAGAGATCACAGAAGGTCAGCCAGTTAATCTGACTTGCAGCCTCAGCCACACCCTGCCTCCTCAACTGCACGTTAAATGGTTCCCACCGGCGACGTCGTCCCCATCGGCTCTGGCATCTGCTCCTCACCCCGACCGTCTCACGATCCCGGAAGTGAGTAGAGGAGAAAGCGGGAAGTGGAGGTGTGAGCTGTGGCAGAGCAGTGCACAGTTGACATCAGCCGTGACAACTCTGAGAATCA AACCCAGGCACAGTGTGTGGCTCCTGGTGACCATCTGCGGTGTCACGGTTATCGTCATTCTTCTCCTCATCCTCGCTGTCATCCTTATCTGCCGACACAGACAG AAGATGAAACACCCCAGGCGTCGACTCTGCCAATGCAAACA CCCAAAGCCAAAAGGATTCTACAGAACATAG
- the LOC117514154 gene encoding uncharacterized protein LOC117514154 isoform X1, whose amino-acid sequence MNKLFQTPNIIIIAAVLLSVTEAADEVIYAQVGGTATFFKTTAGADRSSTYVYWYHTDLNTLLIYYNTFVMTVNQDKWRSRVSLSDYSLTIKAIEETDFGIFICKLMKFGKDFSITTYRLSQITVSVTPGPVLLLGESVSLSCNTDAPPEFKAPEIHWVNPRGEVKNKQVTVTATGGDSGVWTCVVKGGSQTSAKTSVTVIDLSPHPSGHQYTSQSSSFSIPCSIPAYISWEQLKARDLQGGRWLFLPEPAGRASVLTGTKSLSNGAEILFSFSLKDLTWTPEQNRGLRTSDLKKGNLTLTKWKATEADKGEYVCSLDFENGLSINRTIQLEMLQIVSSAGTEITEGQPVNLTCSLSHTLPPQLHVKWFPPATSSPSALASAPHPDRLTIPEVSRGESGKWRCELWQSSAQLTSAVTTLRIKPRHSVWLLVTICGVTVIVILLLILAVILICRHRQQKMKHPRRRLCQCKHPKPKGFYRT is encoded by the exons ATGAATAAGTTATTTCAGACccccaacatcatcatcatcgctGCTGTGCTCCTCTCAGTAACAG AAGCTGCTGATGAGGTGATATATGCTCAGGTGGGGGGGACGGCTACTTTCTTTAAGACAACAGCAGGGGCTGACAGGAGCAGCACTTATGTGTACTGGTACCACACAGACTTAAACACGCTGCTGATCTACTACAATACATTTGTCATGACAGTAAATCAAG ACAAATGGCGCAGCAGGGTGTCCTTGTCTGACTACTCACTGACCATCAAAGCCATTGAAGAGACAGACTTTGGAATATTCATTTGTAAACTGATGAAGTTTGGGAAAGATTTCTCCATCACCACATACAGACTATCCCAAATTACCG TGAGTGTGACTCCAGGTCCTGTCCTGCTGCTGGGGGAATCTGTGTCTTTGTCCTGCAACACAGACGCTCCTCCTGAATTTAAGGCTCCTGAAATACACTGGGTGAATCCTCGAGgagaagtaaaaaacaaacaagtgacTGTGACAGCCACAGGTGGGGACAGTGGGGTGTGGACCTGTGTTGTGAAAGGTGGTAGTCAAACCAGCGCCAAAACTTCTGTTACGGTTATAG ACCTCTCCCCACATCCTTCAGGCCATCAGTATACATCGCAGTCATCATccttcagcattccatgttctATTCCTGCTTACATCTCCTGGGAACAGCTTAAAGCCAGAGACCTCCAAGGAGGACGCTGGCTCTTCCTCCCAGAACCCGCAGGAAGAGCCAGCGTCCTCACAGGAACAAAGAGCCTTTCTAATGGTGCAGAGATCCTCTTCTCTTTCTCCCTGAAGGATCTCACCTGGACTCCAGAGCAAAACCGAGGGCTACGTACATCAGACCTCAAGAAAGGAAATCTGACTTTGACTAAATGGAAAGCAACAGAAGCTGACAAAGGAGAGTACGTGTGCAGCCTGGACTTTGAAAATGGTCTGTCCATTAACAGGACCATACAGCTCGAGATGCTCCAAA TCGTCTCCTCTGCAGGCACAGAGATCACAGAAGGTCAGCCAGTTAATCTGACTTGCAGCCTCAGCCACACCCTGCCTCCTCAACTGCACGTTAAATGGTTCCCACCGGCGACGTCGTCCCCATCGGCTCTGGCATCTGCTCCTCACCCCGACCGTCTCACGATCCCGGAAGTGAGTAGAGGAGAAAGCGGGAAGTGGAGGTGTGAGCTGTGGCAGAGCAGTGCACAGTTGACATCAGCCGTGACAACTCTGAGAATCA AACCCAGGCACAGTGTGTGGCTCCTGGTGACCATCTGCGGTGTCACGGTTATCGTCATTCTTCTCCTCATCCTCGCTGTCATCCTTATCTGCCGACACAGACAG CAGAAGATGAAACACCCCAGGCGTCGACTCTGCCAATGCAAACA CCCAAAGCCAAAAGGATTCTACAGAACATAG